A window of Blattabacterium cuenoti contains these coding sequences:
- a CDS encoding 2-isopropylmalate synthase produces MGKNQIKIFDTTLRDGEQVPGCKLNCVEKVQIAKQLELLGVDIIEAGFPASSPGDYQSVQEICKSVYNPIICALSRAIKKDIEIAANSLKFAKQARIHTGIGTSDCHIRYKFNSTKDKILEIAASSVKYAKKFVEDIEFYAEDAGRTNNEFLALVCEEVIKNGATVINIPDTTGNCLPYEYGNKIKFLQENVNKIHTVTLSTHCHNDLGLATANSLYGILNGAKQVECTINGIGERAGNTSLEEITMIIKQYKNLNVYTNINTKLICYTSDLVSKYTGMKVQANKAIVGKNAFSHSSGIHQDGIIKKRETYEIINPEDVGIDDSSIILTARSGRSALAYRYKKLGYSFTKNTLDIIYSVFLDYADKNKQVEDQELKCLLKKAQLKNNQLAILHHS; encoded by the coding sequence ATGGGGAAAAATCAAATTAAAATTTTTGATACTACGCTACGTGATGGAGAACAAGTCCCAGGATGTAAATTAAATTGTGTAGAAAAAGTACAAATAGCAAAACAATTGGAATTGTTAGGAGTAGATATAATTGAGGCAGGATTTCCTGCGTCAAGTCCAGGTGATTATCAATCTGTTCAAGAAATTTGTAAATCTGTATATAATCCAATTATATGTGCATTATCTAGAGCAATCAAAAAAGATATAGAAATTGCTGCCAATTCATTAAAATTTGCAAAACAAGCTAGAATACATACTGGCATAGGAACATCGGATTGTCATATACGTTATAAATTTAATAGTACTAAAGATAAAATTTTAGAAATTGCTGCTTCATCGGTTAAATATGCTAAAAAATTTGTAGAAGATATAGAATTTTATGCAGAAGATGCTGGTAGAACAAATAATGAATTTTTAGCTTTAGTGTGTGAAGAAGTAATAAAAAATGGAGCAACTGTAATTAATATTCCAGATACAACAGGAAATTGTTTACCATATGAGTATGGAAATAAAATTAAATTTTTACAAGAAAATGTCAACAAAATTCATACCGTCACATTATCTACTCATTGTCATAATGATTTAGGATTAGCAACAGCTAATTCGTTATATGGTATTCTTAATGGTGCAAAACAAGTCGAATGTACAATTAATGGAATTGGAGAAAGAGCTGGAAATACTTCATTAGAAGAAATAACAATGATTATTAAACAATATAAAAATTTGAATGTATATACTAATATTAATACAAAATTAATTTGTTATACTAGTGATTTAGTCTCTAAATATACTGGAATGAAAGTACAAGCAAATAAAGCTATTGTTGGAAAAAATGCTTTTTCTCATTCATCTGGTATTCATCAAGATGGAATTATTAAAAAAAGAGAAACATATGAAATCATTAATCCTGAAGATGTTGGTATAGATGATTCATCAATTATTTTAACTGCTAGAAGTGGAAGATCTGCTTTAGCATATCGTTATAAAAAATTAGGATATTCTTTTACAAAAAATACATTAGATATTATTTATTCTGTGTTTTTAGATTATGCAGATAAAAATAAACAAGTAGAAGATCAAGAATTAAAATGTTTATTAAAAAAAGCACAACTAAAAAATAATCAATTGGCTATTTTACATCATTCTTAA
- a CDS encoding PD-(D/E)XK nuclease family protein: protein MINNNINNLIQDLKKTCLKKIIRLVSFDENVSHNIKTQYKNKPFCNYSTISQLMEKISGLSIFPESNLFFYFFILLKQKKCILSNTFHYYSTWAYNILKDFQILDFNLTNIKNFFSYTISIEKINIWNTNTYNTQSNLLKENILFWQEIKKYYYYLNTELLKIKKGYTGMIFRQAISQFENYLFNNQEYFLFLIPSNLYFLNECEKKLIQNSIKFNVGSIYYYNKYSKSYHYNVFLKKKKKNNIKIFSGSRDIDQIKIIEQIIHKLIKQGSKIDQIIIILGDSYLIELLSNTLHNLNIPIQTSIEFPLYNLLLHNTFYSILQLIKNKEIYKKFYKKDILRVLSNGYIKKFFLNNNISCIENIHAINDDNYLNIQLVNKYIIDDIKIIFNNYNNIFIWFLQILKIFQTFLSQSVKEHILELQFILKLEKYLTKIIDITNNFNFDIQDLLIIYQNFITNNTIPYPYNNTKGLKIIKFHNNFNLDYLENTIITSFNEGCIPPIMQNYIDKTFLSTELRNKFKIYCIYNNKNNNKYYFQYIQNILNNSNNIFLIYNNEKDEFNSGEKSRFIHQMEINYTFDENTTTKYQVCNNNNENNQQSIIIKKTNYIINRLHKIANSGFSPSSIMLYNKNKLDFYYNKILELNNIKNISFKQKIGNIVHKILEILYSPIKGHLLKLKYIHEMKNHYFDISKRVIYKYKTKDTDTKNIFLLSLVTTYVKNFISWDEKEILNGHKIVIKEIEYTVSTKINQMIMMHYDTVYLKGIIDRIDEYDGITRIIDYKIGVSKVKNLYISSKTIQNIFNTPYYGNIMQLLIYIYLWYKSPIVNSKISPLIAIVAPEKEKNNYISTIYINIFKNKQIIYECYKQKIFPHLTKIISEILDPKMPIIINYINDF from the coding sequence TTGATAAATAATAATATTAATAATCTTATTCAAGATTTAAAAAAAACTTGTTTAAAAAAAATTATCAGATTAGTATCTTTTGATGAAAACGTTTCACATAATATTAAAACACAATATAAAAATAAACCCTTTTGTAATTATTCTACAATATCTCAATTAATGGAAAAAATATCTGGATTATCTATTTTTCCTGAATCCAACTTATTTTTTTATTTTTTTATTTTGCTAAAACAAAAAAAATGCATTTTATCTAATACATTTCATTATTATTCAACATGGGCATATAATATATTAAAAGATTTCCAAATTTTAGATTTTAATTTAACTAATATAAAAAATTTTTTTTCTTATACTATTTCTATAGAAAAAATAAACATATGGAATACAAATACTTATAATACACAATCTAACTTATTAAAAGAAAATATTTTGTTTTGGCAAGAAATAAAAAAATACTATTATTATCTTAATACTGAATTACTGAAAATCAAAAAGGGATATACTGGAATGATTTTTAGACAAGCAATTTCTCAATTTGAAAATTATTTATTTAACAATCAAGAATATTTTTTATTTTTAATTCCTTCTAATTTATATTTTTTAAATGAATGTGAAAAAAAACTTATTCAAAATTCAATTAAATTTAATGTAGGATCTATTTATTATTATAATAAATACTCAAAATCATATCATTATAATGTTTTTTTAAAAAAAAAAAAAAAGAATAACATTAAAATTTTTAGTGGATCTAGAGATATTGATCAAATTAAAATAATAGAACAAATTATTCATAAACTGATAAAACAAGGATCTAAAATAGATCAAATAATTATTATATTAGGTGATAGTTATTTAATTGAATTGTTATCCAATACATTACATAACTTAAATATTCCAATACAAACATCTATTGAATTTCCATTATATAATTTGTTATTGCATAATACATTTTATTCAATTTTACAATTGATTAAAAATAAAGAAATATATAAAAAATTTTATAAAAAAGATATATTACGAGTATTATCTAATGGATATATAAAAAAATTTTTTCTTAATAATAATATATCATGCATAGAAAACATTCATGCTATAAATGATGATAATTATTTAAACATACAACTTGTCAATAAATATATAATAGATGATATAAAAATTATTTTTAATAATTACAATAACATATTTATTTGGTTTTTACAAATACTTAAAATATTTCAAACATTTTTATCCCAATCTGTTAAAGAACATATATTGGAATTACAATTTATTCTGAAATTAGAAAAATATCTTACAAAAATCATTGATATAACAAATAATTTTAATTTTGATATACAAGATTTATTAATTATTTATCAAAACTTTATCACTAATAATACAATACCATATCCATATAATAATACAAAAGGATTAAAAATAATAAAATTTCATAATAACTTTAATTTAGATTATTTAGAAAATACAATTATTACATCTTTTAATGAAGGATGTATTCCTCCAATTATGCAAAATTATATAGACAAAACTTTTTTATCTACTGAGCTTAGAAATAAATTTAAAATCTATTGTATATACAATAATAAAAATAATAATAAATATTATTTTCAATATATTCAAAATATTTTGAATAATTCAAACAACATTTTTTTAATATATAATAATGAAAAAGATGAATTTAATTCAGGAGAAAAAAGTCGATTTATACATCAAATGGAAATAAATTACACATTTGATGAAAATACAACAACAAAATATCAAGTATGTAATAATAATAATGAAAATAATCAACAATCAATAATAATAAAAAAAACAAATTATATAATTAATAGATTACATAAAATTGCCAATTCTGGATTTTCTCCATCATCTATTATGTTATATAATAAAAATAAATTAGATTTTTATTACAATAAAATACTTGAATTAAACAATATTAAAAATATTTCATTTAAACAAAAAATTGGAAATATTGTTCATAAAATATTAGAAATTTTATATTCTCCCATTAAAGGACATTTATTAAAATTAAAATATATTCATGAGATGAAAAATCATTATTTTGATATTTCAAAAAGAGTAATATATAAATATAAAACTAAAGATACAGATACTAAAAATATATTCTTATTGTCTTTAGTTACCACTTATGTAAAAAATTTTATTTCTTGGGATGAAAAAGAAATTTTAAATGGACATAAAATTGTGATAAAAGAAATTGAATATACCGTTTCTACAAAAATTAATCAAATGATCATGATGCATTATGATACAGTTTATTTAAAAGGAATAATTGATCGTATAGATGAATATGACGGTATAACTAGAATTATTGATTATAAAATTGGAGTTTCCAAAGTAAAAAATCTTTATATATCTTCAAAAACAATTCAAAATATTTTTAACACTCCATATTATGGAAATATAATGCAATTATTAATTTATATATATTTATGGTATAAATCCCCTATAGTTAACTCTAAAATCTCTCCATTAATTGCAATTGTTGCTCCTGAAAAAGAAAAAAATAATTATATTTCTACTATATATATAAATATTTTTAAAAATAAACAAATCATATATGAATGTTATAAACAAAAAATTTTTCCACATTTAACTAAAATAATTTCAGAAATTTTAGATCCCAAAATGCCAATTATAATAAATTATATTAATGATTTTTAA
- the leuD gene encoding 3-isopropylmalate dehydratase small subunit, giving the protein MKKFSILISQVVPLNRENIDTDQIIPARFLKETGIKIFGQHLFRDWRYNKNDNLNTNFVLNNPYFSGQILLSGRNFGCGSSREHAVWAIMQYGFKVVISSFFADIFKENAFNNGLLTLEVSNTFLNKLFYQVEQNYKTKILINLIKQKIMILETSEYQNFTINSYQKNCFLNGYDNLSYLRSITENIEMFEKKTSYFHII; this is encoded by the coding sequence ATGAAGAAATTTTCTATTTTAATTAGTCAAGTAGTTCCATTAAATAGGGAAAATATTGATACAGATCAAATTATTCCTGCACGTTTTTTAAAAGAAACTGGGATAAAAATATTTGGTCAACATCTGTTTAGAGATTGGAGATATAATAAAAATGATAATTTAAATACAAATTTTGTTTTGAATAACCCTTATTTTTCAGGCCAAATTTTATTATCTGGAAGAAATTTTGGATGTGGATCTAGTCGTGAACATGCAGTATGGGCTATAATGCAATATGGATTTAAAGTAGTAATATCAAGTTTTTTTGCAGATATTTTTAAAGAAAATGCATTTAATAATGGATTATTAACTTTAGAAGTATCTAATACCTTTTTGAATAAATTATTTTATCAAGTAGAACAAAATTATAAAACCAAAATTTTAATTAATTTAATAAAGCAAAAAATAATGATTTTAGAAACTAGTGAATATCAAAATTTTACAATTAATTCATATCAAAAAAATTGTTTTCTTAATGGATATGATAATTTATCATATTTAAGATCTATAACAGAAAATATTGAGATGTTTGAAAAGAAAACCTCCTATTTCCATATAATATAA
- the leuB gene encoding 3-isopropylmalate dehydrogenase, protein MKKRIVIIEGDGIGPEVIRQGKKILLCINNKFNHNFLYTEAIAGKLAIRKYNNPMPDDTIENCLKADAVLFGAIGDDKYDNYPIGMRPEDGLLRLRKKMRLFCNIRPIIGYENIHYSSNTINKPILPNVDFVIYRELSSGIYFGKKGRLKNGEIAYDYCMYSKDEIKEIGIMAFQAADARKKKLTLVDKANVLETSRLWREVIQKLALDYPHVQLECLYVDNASMKIIMNPIDFDVILSDNMFGDILSDEASILSGSLGMIPSASIGKNKKALFEPIHGSYPQAAGKNIANPLGCILSVSMMFHYFGLYKEQKLIENAVKNSINNNIITKDIVHPLEKYYSTEEVGNYIELYIKNH, encoded by the coding sequence ATGAAAAAAAGGATAGTGATTATAGAGGGCGATGGAATTGGACCTGAAGTAATACGACAAGGGAAAAAAATTTTATTGTGTATAAATAATAAATTTAATCATAATTTTTTGTATACAGAAGCTATAGCAGGTAAATTAGCAATTAGAAAATATAATAATCCAATGCCTGACGATACTATAGAAAATTGTCTGAAAGCAGACGCAGTCTTATTTGGTGCTATAGGTGATGATAAATATGATAATTATCCAATTGGAATGAGACCAGAAGATGGATTATTACGTTTAAGAAAAAAAATGAGATTATTTTGTAATATAAGACCAATAATTGGTTATGAAAATATTCATTATTCATCTAATACTATAAACAAACCAATCTTACCTAATGTAGATTTTGTAATATATCGTGAATTAAGTAGTGGAATTTATTTTGGAAAAAAAGGTCGTTTAAAAAATGGTGAAATAGCTTATGATTATTGTATGTATTCGAAAGATGAAATTAAAGAAATTGGAATTATGGCATTCCAAGCCGCTGATGCTAGAAAAAAAAAATTAACATTAGTTGATAAAGCTAATGTGTTAGAAACATCTAGATTATGGCGTGAAGTAATACAAAAGCTGGCATTAGATTATCCACATGTACAATTGGAATGTTTATATGTAGATAATGCTTCTATGAAAATTATTATGAATCCTATAGATTTTGATGTGATATTATCAGATAATATGTTTGGGGATATATTATCTGATGAAGCTAGTATATTAAGTGGTTCTTTAGGAATGATACCATCTGCTTCTATTGGAAAAAATAAAAAAGCTTTATTTGAACCTATTCATGGATCTTATCCTCAAGCTGCAGGGAAAAATATTGCCAATCCATTAGGATGTATATTATCAGTGTCTATGATGTTTCATTATTTTGGTTTATATAAAGAACAAAAACTTATCGAAAATGCAGTTAAAAATTCTATAAATAATAATATTATCACCAAGGATATTGTTCATCCATTGGAAAAATATTATTCAACTGAAGAAGTAGGTAATTATATAGAATTATATATTAAAAATCATTAA
- the leuC gene encoding 3-isopropylmalate dehydratase large subunit, whose protein sequence is MPTQQSLFDKIWNSHLVTTTNVEKDVNILYIDRHYIHEVTSPQAFSELEKRNLSVFRSKQVVATADHNVPTLNQHLPISDTLSKKQIDLLTKNCKKFGIDLYNMGDKNHGIVHVIGPELGMTLPGMTIVCGDSHTSTHGAFGSVAFGIGTSQVAMVLASQCLLVTKPKQMNIKLNGKKLKIGVTPKDIILYLISKLGVDAGVGYFIEYTGLVIENMSMEGRMTICNMSIEMGAKGGLIAPDQITFNYLKNKLKGNPNNKLKSFWKNLKTDINYNFDQQYIIDVENIEPMITYGTTPGMGIKITNRIPYSSNENHKRALKYMGFKPGELLIGKKINYVFIGSCTNSRIEDLRIVASIIQGKKIATHVKAMIVPGSQRVIQKAKKEGLDKIFYYSGFEFRQPGCSICLGMNEDKIPKGEYCISTSNRNFEGRQGTNVKTLLVSPLTAAIIAITGKIVDIMKYLKQNI, encoded by the coding sequence ATGCCTACTCAACAATCATTATTTGATAAAATATGGAATTCTCATCTAGTTACTACTACTAATGTAGAAAAAGACGTTAATATACTATATATAGATCGTCATTATATTCACGAAGTTACAAGCCCTCAAGCTTTTTCTGAATTAGAAAAAAGAAATTTATCTGTTTTTAGATCTAAACAAGTTGTTGCAACTGCAGATCATAATGTTCCTACATTAAATCAGCATCTTCCAATTTCAGATACACTATCAAAAAAACAAATTGATTTATTAACCAAAAATTGTAAAAAATTTGGAATTGATTTGTATAACATGGGAGATAAAAATCATGGCATAGTACACGTGATTGGTCCAGAATTGGGCATGACTCTTCCTGGAATGACAATTGTATGTGGGGATAGTCATACTTCTACACATGGTGCGTTTGGTAGTGTTGCTTTTGGAATTGGAACTAGTCAAGTTGCTATGGTATTAGCATCTCAATGTTTATTGGTGACAAAACCTAAACAAATGAATATTAAATTAAATGGTAAAAAATTAAAAATAGGAGTAACTCCAAAGGATATAATTTTATATCTCATATCTAAATTAGGAGTTGATGCAGGTGTAGGGTATTTTATAGAATATACTGGATTAGTAATTGAAAATATGAGTATGGAAGGAAGAATGACAATATGTAACATGAGTATTGAAATGGGAGCAAAGGGAGGATTAATTGCACCTGATCAAATTACTTTTAATTATTTAAAAAATAAATTAAAGGGTAATCCAAATAATAAATTAAAATCTTTTTGGAAAAATTTAAAAACAGATATAAATTATAATTTTGATCAACAATATATTATAGATGTTGAAAATATAGAACCTATGATAACATATGGTACAACACCTGGAATGGGGATAAAAATTACTAATAGAATTCCATATTCATCTAATGAAAATCATAAAAGAGCATTAAAATATATGGGATTTAAGCCAGGTGAATTACTAATAGGGAAAAAAATTAATTATGTGTTTATTGGAAGTTGTACAAATTCTAGAATAGAAGATCTTAGAATAGTTGCTTCTATAATACAAGGTAAAAAAATTGCGACTCATGTTAAGGCTATGATAGTCCCTGGATCACAAAGAGTGATTCAAAAAGCAAAAAAAGAAGGATTAGATAAAATTTTTTACTATTCAGGATTTGAGTTTCGTCAACCAGGATGTTCTATATGTTTAGGCATGAATGAAGATAAAATTCCAAAAGGAGAATATTGTATATCAACATCTAATAGAAATTTTGAAGGTCGACAAGGTACAAATGTTAAAACTTTATTAGTTAGTCCTTTAACAGCTGCTATTATAGCTATTACAGGAAAAATTGTTGATATTATGAAGTATCTCAAACAAAATATTTAA
- the era gene encoding GTPase Era: MIYKSGFVNIIGFPNVGKSTLINSLVKKNISIVTKKAQTTRHRIIGLLEEANYQIVFSDTPGIMKQQNILIQKMMMKYVKKSIEDADIILFITEIGKYMILHDEYMNMFTYLKQQDIPIIILINKIDKIGLYCYDNNIIHKTINFWNKLFPCSDILPISALKNINKEFLIQKIVNLLSEHPPFYPKEWISDRSQRFFVNEIIREQIYYLYNQEIPYSSEVMTNMFKEKNDNIDISSIIYVEKHSQKIILNGHHGLSLNRLQRESKKSIKNFFNKQINISIKILVLKNWRSDYYKLKYFGY, encoded by the coding sequence ATGATATATAAATCTGGATTTGTAAATATTATTGGATTTCCAAATGTAGGAAAATCTACATTAATAAATTCTTTAGTTAAAAAAAACATTTCTATAGTAACTAAAAAAGCGCAAACTACTCGTCATAGAATTATAGGTCTTTTGGAAGAAGCAAATTATCAAATTGTATTTTCTGATACACCAGGTATCATGAAACAACAAAATATCTTAATACAAAAAATGATGATGAAATATGTTAAAAAATCTATAGAAGATGCTGATATTATTTTATTTATTACCGAGATAGGAAAATATATGATTTTACACGACGAATATATGAATATGTTTACTTATCTTAAACAACAAGATATTCCTATTATTATTTTGATTAATAAAATAGATAAAATAGGATTATATTGTTATGATAACAATATTATTCATAAAACTATTAATTTTTGGAATAAATTATTTCCTTGTTCTGATATATTACCAATATCTGCATTAAAAAATATTAATAAAGAATTTTTAATTCAAAAAATTGTTAATTTATTATCAGAACATCCTCCATTTTATCCAAAAGAATGGATTAGTGATAGATCTCAACGATTTTTTGTAAACGAGATAATTAGAGAACAAATTTATTATTTATATAATCAAGAAATTCCATATTCTTCTGAGGTAATGACTAATATGTTTAAAGAAAAAAATGATAATATTGATATATCGTCTATAATATATGTAGAAAAACATTCTCAAAAAATTATTTTAAATGGTCATCATGGATTATCTCTTAATAGATTACAACGAGAATCCAAAAAAAGTATAAAAAATTTTTTTAACAAACAAATTAATATTTCAATAAAAATTTTAGTTTTAAAAAATTGGAGATCTGATTATTATAAATTAAAATATTTTGGATACTAA
- the tyrS gene encoding tyrosine--tRNA ligase gives MQNILDELSWRGLIKNTVSGIEKQLQNPTTIYIGFDPTSDSLHLGNLIPIVLLIHFQKLGHKSLALIGGATSMIGDPSGKTKKRIMSFNKKILNDNTISITKQLHQLFTFYLKDKNIEILNNYHWINKLDILFFLRTIGKEISINYLLAKDSVKKRIENNQDDGMSFMEFSYSLLQGYDFYYLNNKKNCFLQAGGSDQWGNIITGIDIIRKITKKKVYGLTFPLITNSYGTKFGKSEEGENIWLDHKRTTPYKFYQFFINLSDTEIEKFVKWYTFFSKEKINQLIIQHRKYPENRKLQKIVAFTVTQWVHGKKISEEVSNISKILFENNNLNYLNDKILFSIFQHIPNFIISYEIFQQGIFLIDLLKHFFTSKKNILHAIKHNSISINKKIIKENIVIQPKHIIGLKYILLKFGKKHFFIIKIV, from the coding sequence ATGCAAAATATTCTCGATGAACTCTCTTGGAGAGGATTAATAAAAAATACAGTTTCTGGTATAGAAAAACAATTGCAAAATCCAACTACTATATATATTGGATTTGATCCAACTTCTGATTCATTACATTTAGGAAATTTAATACCAATAGTGTTATTAATTCACTTTCAAAAACTTGGACATAAATCTTTAGCATTAATTGGTGGAGCAACTTCAATGATTGGTGATCCATCTGGTAAAACTAAAAAAAGAATAATGTCTTTTAACAAAAAAATTTTAAATGACAATACAATATCTATTACAAAACAATTACATCAATTATTTACTTTCTATTTAAAAGATAAAAATATAGAAATATTAAATAATTATCATTGGATAAACAAACTAGATATATTATTTTTTTTACGTACAATAGGTAAAGAAATATCCATTAATTATTTACTGGCTAAAGACAGTGTAAAAAAAAGAATTGAAAATAATCAAGATGATGGAATGTCATTTATGGAATTTTCTTATTCTCTTTTGCAAGGATATGATTTTTATTATTTAAATAATAAAAAAAATTGTTTTTTACAAGCTGGTGGATCTGATCAATGGGGAAATATTATTACTGGAATAGATATTATAAGAAAAATTACTAAAAAAAAAGTATATGGATTAACTTTTCCATTAATTACAAATTCTTATGGAACAAAATTTGGAAAAAGTGAAGAAGGAGAAAATATATGGTTAGATCATAAACGAACTACTCCTTATAAATTTTATCAATTTTTTATAAATTTATCAGATACTGAAATTGAAAAATTTGTAAAATGGTATACATTTTTTTCTAAAGAAAAAATTAATCAATTAATTATACAGCATAGAAAATATCCTGAAAATAGAAAATTGCAAAAAATAGTTGCTTTTACAGTAACTCAATGGGTTCATGGAAAGAAAATTTCTGAAGAAGTAAGTAATATTTCAAAAATATTATTTGAAAATAATAATCTAAATTATTTAAATGATAAAATATTATTTTCTATTTTCCAACATATTCCAAATTTCATTATTTCTTATGAAATATTTCAACAAGGTATATTTTTAATAGATTTATTAAAACATTTTTTTACATCTAAAAAAAATATTTTACATGCTATCAAACATAATTCTATTTCAATTAATAAAAAAATTATTAAAGAAAATATTGTCATTCAACCAAAACATATCATAGGATTAAAATATATTTTATTAAAATTTGGAAAAAAACATTTTTTTATTATTAAAATTGTATGA